A part of Paenibacillus sp. IHBB 10380 genomic DNA contains:
- the coxB gene encoding cytochrome c oxidase subunit II, protein MMKWWQPVKRILPMLAVFSLLLAGCGREDLSVLRPQGPVAQGQYDLMKLSISIMVVVLLVVFVIAGYVMIKFRRRPGQTEIPEQVEGNFKLEIIWTVIPLILVLVLAVPTVREVFAFANDHSDDKNAVHVKVTSHQYWWEFDYPQYDIKTAQDLIIPTNKDIAFELKTVDVIHSFWVPSLSGKMDTNPDGTLNKFSFSTAKEGVYLGKCAEFCGTSHGLMEFKVKAVSEDAFDAWVASMKAPVEPIADQALALTFKNQCLSCHAIGDQGGSAGPNLTGIGSRETVASILLNAEGSQGGDPVVDNLKEWLHDPQSVKPGNKMPAPKDLGLTDEEIDGIAEYLANSTLK, encoded by the coding sequence ATGATGAAATGGTGGCAGCCTGTGAAGCGAATCCTTCCCATGTTAGCGGTGTTTTCCCTGCTGTTAGCTGGTTGTGGCCGTGAGGACTTGTCGGTATTAAGACCGCAAGGACCTGTGGCACAGGGACAGTACGATCTAATGAAGCTTTCAATCTCAATTATGGTTGTGGTATTACTAGTCGTGTTTGTAATTGCGGGATATGTCATGATTAAATTCCGTAGAAGACCGGGTCAGACAGAAATACCTGAGCAAGTGGAAGGCAATTTCAAGCTGGAGATCATTTGGACCGTTATTCCTTTGATTTTAGTGCTAGTTCTTGCAGTTCCTACTGTGCGGGAAGTATTTGCTTTTGCAAATGATCATTCCGATGACAAGAATGCTGTACATGTGAAAGTAACTTCACATCAATACTGGTGGGAATTTGATTATCCTCAGTATGATATTAAGACAGCACAGGATTTGATTATTCCAACGAATAAAGATATTGCGTTTGAATTGAAAACAGTAGATGTGATTCACTCTTTCTGGGTTCCTTCCTTGTCAGGGAAGATGGATACCAATCCAGATGGTACGCTGAATAAGTTCAGCTTCAGTACTGCTAAAGAAGGCGTTTACTTAGGTAAGTGTGCAGAATTTTGTGGTACATCTCATGGTCTTATGGAATTCAAAGTTAAAGCTGTGAGTGAGGATGCATTTGATGCGTGGGTAGCTTCAATGAAAGCACCTGTGGAACCAATCGCTGATCAAGCGCTTGCCCTAACCTTCAAGAACCAATGTTTGTCTTGTCATGCCATTGGTGATCAAGGGGGATCGGCTGGACCGAACCTTACAGGAATTGGTTCGCGTGAAACCGTGGCAAGTATCTTGTTGAATGCAGAAGGTAGTCAAGGTGGAGATCCTGTCGTGGATAACCTCAAAGAATGGCTTCATGATCCGCAATCTGTGAAACCAGGTAATAAGATGCCAGCACCTAAAGATCTCGGACTTACCGATGAAGAAATTGATGGTATTGCGGAGTACTTGGCTAACTCCACATTGAAATAA
- the ctaD gene encoding cytochrome c oxidase subunit I: protein MDWLTTVDHKKIAVLYLLGGTLFFGIGGIEAIIIRLQLIKPMNDLVSAQTFNELITMHGTTMIFLGVMPIIFALMNALIPLQIGARDVAFPFLNSLGFWTFLFGGLLLNLSWFMGGAPDAGWTAYTPLSGTKFSTTHGVDFYTVGLQLAGLGTLIGGINFLATIITMRAPGMSFMRMPMFTWTTFITSAMILFAFPAITVGLVLLTFDRILGANFFDVAGGGNPILWQHIFWIFGHPEVYVLILPAFGIISEVIPTFARKRLFGYSSMVFATILIAFLGFMVWAHHMFTTGLGPVANALFSISTMLIAVPTGIKIFNWMFTMWGGQVRFTSANLFAVGFIPTFTMGGITGVMLASAPADFQFHDTYFVVAHFHYVIVGGLVFGLFAGLHFWWPKMFGRMLNETIGKWTFWTFAIGFHMTFFVQHFLGLLGMQRRVFTYLPNQGFDTMNLVSTLGAILMGIGVMLFLFNAFHSFTKPKGVANDPWEDGRTLEWSIPSPPPEYNFKQIPLVRGLDAFWKEKMAGHQEMTPAEPVGSIHMPSPTILPFVMSVGIFIAGLGLMFSGEQFSNSFMSFIFNNWIVCGLGLLITFGSMVLRSLFDDHGWHIELEELEEEGV from the coding sequence ATGGATTGGCTAACGACAGTCGATCACAAAAAAATAGCTGTTCTTTATTTGCTTGGTGGAACATTGTTTTTTGGTATCGGCGGAATTGAGGCCATAATAATTCGTCTTCAATTAATTAAACCAATGAACGATTTAGTATCTGCTCAAACTTTTAATGAATTAATTACGATGCACGGAACAACGATGATCTTTCTCGGCGTTATGCCAATCATCTTTGCACTAATGAACGCACTTATTCCGTTACAGATTGGCGCACGCGACGTAGCCTTTCCTTTTCTGAATTCCCTCGGATTCTGGACTTTCCTATTCGGGGGACTTCTACTGAATTTAAGTTGGTTTATGGGTGGAGCACCTGATGCCGGATGGACGGCGTATACTCCGTTGTCTGGTACGAAGTTCAGCACGACTCACGGGGTTGACTTTTATACCGTCGGCTTGCAACTCGCAGGACTGGGTACCTTGATTGGTGGTATTAACTTCCTAGCTACTATCATCACCATGCGTGCTCCAGGGATGTCATTCATGCGTATGCCTATGTTTACATGGACTACCTTTATTACTTCCGCGATGATATTGTTTGCCTTCCCTGCGATTACAGTGGGATTGGTACTCTTGACCTTTGACCGGATTCTAGGAGCGAATTTCTTTGACGTTGCAGGTGGCGGTAACCCCATTCTGTGGCAACATATTTTTTGGATATTCGGGCATCCTGAAGTATATGTCTTGATTTTGCCTGCCTTTGGTATTATCTCAGAAGTTATTCCAACATTTGCTCGTAAACGTCTTTTTGGTTATAGTTCCATGGTGTTTGCAACCATCCTTATTGCATTTCTTGGATTCATGGTATGGGCGCATCACATGTTTACAACAGGACTTGGTCCTGTAGCTAACGCCTTATTCTCGATCTCGACGATGTTAATTGCTGTTCCGACAGGGATCAAAATCTTTAACTGGATGTTCACCATGTGGGGCGGTCAAGTGCGATTTACGAGTGCGAACTTGTTCGCTGTTGGGTTTATCCCGACGTTCACCATGGGCGGAATTACAGGTGTTATGCTCGCTTCTGCTCCGGCTGACTTCCAGTTCCATGATACATACTTTGTCGTAGCGCATTTTCACTACGTTATTGTAGGTGGTCTGGTATTTGGATTATTCGCGGGTCTACACTTTTGGTGGCCGAAGATGTTCGGACGTATGCTTAATGAAACGATTGGTAAATGGACGTTCTGGACATTCGCTATCGGATTCCATATGACATTCTTTGTACAACATTTCTTGGGTCTCTTGGGAATGCAACGCCGTGTATTTACGTATTTGCCCAACCAAGGGTTTGATACAATGAATCTAGTGAGTACGTTGGGTGCTATTCTGATGGGCATAGGTGTTATGCTCTTCCTTTTCAATGCGTTTCATTCATTTACTAAGCCTAAGGGTGTGGCGAACGATCCGTGGGAAGATGGACGTACACTAGAATGGTCTATACCATCTCCACCGCCAGAATATAATTTCAAACAAATACCACTAGTACGCGGTCTCGATGCTTTTTGGAAAGAAAAGATGGCTGGACATCAGGAAATGACTCCGGCAGAACCGGTCGGCTCGATCCATATGCCTTCACCAACCATTCTTCCTTTTGTCATGTCCGTGGGTATTTTCATCGCAGGCCTTGGTTTAATGTTCAGTGGTGAGCAATTCTCTAATTCGTTCATGAGCTTCATATTTAATAACTGGATTGTATGTGGATTAGGTCTTCTTATCACTTTCGGTTCTATGGTGCTGAGATCGCTCTTTGACGATCACGGCTGGCATATCGAACTTGAGGAATTGGAAGAGGAGGGAGTATAA
- a CDS encoding cytochrome c oxidase subunit 3, whose product MASAHTEVDGKLPNEPEKATLEGRNKILGFWLFLGGEAVLFGTLFATFLTLRNQTNEGPTANELFSLPLTAMATMLLLVSSLTSVFAIQAMHRHNLPSLIRWLFITVLLGLVFLGLEIYEFAEYMIKDDFGMSTSAFSSAFYTLVGFHGAHVAFGVVWIGILIGQLYRKGLTVVTAPKIYVSAIYWHFIDVVWVFIFTVVYLLGKVG is encoded by the coding sequence ATGGCATCAGCACACACAGAAGTTGACGGTAAATTGCCAAATGAACCTGAGAAGGCGACATTGGAAGGTCGTAACAAGATACTTGGTTTTTGGCTCTTTCTTGGTGGTGAGGCCGTGCTTTTCGGTACACTCTTTGCCACATTCCTTACGCTTCGTAATCAGACTAATGAGGGTCCAACGGCGAATGAACTGTTCTCATTACCGTTGACTGCCATGGCAACAATGCTCTTGTTAGTAAGTAGCTTGACGAGTGTATTCGCTATTCAGGCTATGCATCGTCATAATCTTCCTTCCTTGATACGATGGTTATTTATCACAGTTTTACTTGGGCTTGTATTTCTAGGCTTGGAAATTTATGAGTTCGCGGAGTATATGATTAAAGATGACTTTGGTATGTCAACGAGTGCGTTTAGCTCGGCTTTCTATACGTTAGTTGGCTTCCACGGAGCTCACGTAGCATTCGGGGTTGTATGGATCGGAATATTGATTGGACAGCTGTACAGAAAAGGATTGACGGTCGTAACCGCGCCGAAAATTTATGTGTCTGCAATTTACTGGCACTTTATTGACGTCGTATGGGTATTTATTTTTACGGTCGTTTACCTACTTGGAAAGGTGGGCTAA
- a CDS encoding cytochrome C oxidase subunit IV family protein: protein MTVDQQTENQVVHRSTRHEGPQKHIVAFIFSIVLTAIAFAAVAAGDVNPTFTISLLLFMAVLQVIVQMGFWMHLKDKGHLMPILFMVGGFFVAGTAIITALFWMWW from the coding sequence ATGACTGTAGACCAGCAAACAGAGAACCAAGTGGTTCATCGCAGTACTCGGCATGAGGGTCCTCAAAAACATATTGTTGCCTTTATTTTCTCCATTGTACTCACGGCGATCGCTTTTGCTGCTGTAGCAGCAGGCGACGTGAATCCAACGTTTACAATTTCTCTGTTGTTGTTCATGGCAGTGTTGCAAGTTATTGTGCAGATGGGATTCTGGATGCACTTGAAAGATAAAGGTCATTTGATGCCCATTCTCTTCATGGTCGGTGGATTTTTCGTCGCAGGTACGGCAATTATTACTGCATTGTTCTGGATGTGGTGGTAA
- the ctaG gene encoding cytochrome c oxidase assembly factor CtaG, which yields MLGLEYFSFADLWSPLFLTAMLLVTATYLLITGPMSEKFATAEPTSVAKKIMFMSGMFLLYLAQGGPVSLLGHMMFSFHMLTMAFSYLAAPPLIMLGIPTWLWRAILKVNPFKPLGFLARPIVAAVLFNGLFSLYHIAVIHDYVMLNFTAHRLYYIVLFITSVLMWWTLINPLPEGKQGSSLAKMGYIFLNMVLLTPACGLIIFASHTLYATYSDPVVWAEAMGYCISGDPTVLLQNFGGPTFFSIMSPLVDQQVGGIAMKFIQEFIFGSMLAYVFFQWYRKENREDEDAKSDDLSDQSLNHV from the coding sequence ATGCTGGGATTAGAATACTTTAGCTTTGCGGACTTGTGGAGTCCTTTGTTTCTAACAGCTATGCTCTTGGTAACAGCTACGTATTTACTCATAACAGGACCTATGAGTGAGAAGTTTGCAACAGCGGAGCCTACTTCAGTAGCTAAGAAGATTATGTTCATGAGTGGGATGTTTCTGCTTTATTTAGCTCAAGGGGGACCTGTTAGTCTATTAGGGCATATGATGTTTTCCTTTCATATGTTGACTATGGCATTCTCCTATCTAGCAGCACCACCATTAATCATGCTGGGTATTCCTACATGGTTGTGGCGAGCTATTCTAAAAGTGAACCCCTTCAAGCCTTTAGGATTTCTAGCGAGGCCTATTGTAGCGGCAGTTCTCTTTAATGGCTTGTTCTCGCTTTATCATATCGCGGTAATCCATGATTACGTGATGTTGAATTTTACTGCGCATCGCTTGTATTATATTGTATTATTCATAACTTCTGTACTGATGTGGTGGACGCTTATCAATCCACTTCCAGAAGGGAAACAAGGGTCAAGTCTGGCAAAAATGGGTTATATTTTTCTGAATATGGTTCTGCTCACCCCAGCCTGTGGTCTAATCATATTTGCTTCGCACACGCTGTATGCGACTTATAGTGATCCTGTTGTATGGGCTGAAGCTATGGGATACTGTATAAGTGGAGATCCAACGGTATTATTGCAAAATTTCGGTGGACCCACTTTCTTTAGCATAATGAGTCCACTGGTTGATCAACAAGTTGGCGGTATCGCTATGAAGTTTATTCAGGAGTTTATTTTTGGATCAATGTTGGCCTATGTATTCTTTCAGTGGTATAGGAAGGAGAACCGTGAAGATGAGGATGCAAAGTCTGATGATCTCTCGGATCAATCTCTGAATCATGTGTAA
- a CDS encoding DUF420 domain-containing protein, translated as MDLYIILPTISTSFIVISAILVAIGWGLIIKGKREAHKKVMIAGAIAALLFFIIYMSRTIFVGNTSWGGSEELQIYYQIFLIFHITLATVAAVFGITTLVLGFKEKYSKHRKWGKITSIMWFFTAITGVAVYVLLYVLFPGGHTKPVWEVILGI; from the coding sequence ATGGATTTGTATATTATACTTCCAACCATCAGTACCTCATTCATTGTCATTAGTGCAATACTAGTAGCTATTGGTTGGGGGCTCATTATTAAAGGGAAGAGAGAAGCGCATAAGAAGGTCATGATCGCTGGAGCTATAGCGGCATTATTATTCTTCATTATCTATATGTCCCGAACTATATTCGTAGGTAATACTTCATGGGGCGGTTCAGAGGAGCTTCAGATCTACTATCAGATCTTCCTGATATTCCATATTACACTGGCTACAGTAGCAGCTGTATTTGGAATTACGACACTTGTACTTGGGTTCAAGGAAAAATACTCTAAGCACCGTAAATGGGGTAAGATCACATCCATTATGTGGTTTTTCACCGCGATAACGGGCGTTGCTGTTTATGTACTCCTGTATGTTCTATTCCCGGGCGGACATACGAAACCTGTATGGGAAGTCATCTTGGGGATCTAA
- a CDS encoding GntR family transcriptional regulator: MWIPIQINENSAEPLYHQIETQLRSLIINGQIEEGKLLPSIREFAGGLNCSVITVRRVYQDLESEGLLRTKQGTGTFVAKVGQPQREIFRREAVEEALNKAVDVGISVQCSEEELSKLFLSIVNRKYHGEEGDE; the protein is encoded by the coding sequence GTGTGGATTCCAATTCAAATTAATGAGAATAGTGCGGAGCCGCTTTATCATCAAATTGAGACCCAATTGAGATCGCTCATTATTAATGGACAGATTGAAGAAGGCAAACTTTTACCATCGATCAGGGAATTTGCTGGGGGATTGAACTGTAGTGTCATTACCGTTAGAAGAGTGTATCAGGATTTAGAGAGTGAAGGACTTCTGAGAACGAAGCAAGGGACAGGAACCTTTGTTGCTAAAGTTGGGCAGCCACAACGTGAAATATTTCGAAGGGAAGCTGTAGAAGAAGCCCTAAATAAGGCAGTTGATGTTGGGATCTCTGTTCAGTGTAGTGAGGAAGAATTGAGCAAATTGTTTCTGAGCATTGTGAATCGTAAATATCATGGTGAGGAAGGGGATGAGTAA
- a CDS encoding ABC transporter ATP-binding protein encodes MDQIAIELRGVKKERRTTTIGPLNLSIPQGYVIGMVGENGAGKSTLIHMMMQTIIPDEGSIQWFGESYQSPLPLGIRRNIGYVAENTNSEENNLTVEEASKFRAYWYPEWDHELFEELMTKFKVPRGMKLSKMSKGERRKFEISAALAPHPKLLLLDEPSSGLDPFAWKMMMDVLNEYMMQGDTTILLSTHIVDEVRRLADYIMLMHQGQVYGMLEKDSLMDNWKEIWVSGDADLVEDLPGVIEWHQESKGVLRIITTECLSVERILQESGIAIIRTRGLELDEILSLWIQRQITA; translated from the coding sequence ATGGATCAGATCGCAATTGAGCTCCGAGGTGTCAAGAAGGAACGTCGAACCACAACGATTGGGCCACTTAACCTCTCCATTCCTCAAGGCTATGTGATTGGAATGGTCGGTGAGAACGGCGCAGGTAAAAGCACATTAATTCATATGATGATGCAGACCATTATTCCAGATGAAGGAAGTATACAATGGTTCGGAGAATCTTACCAGAGTCCCCTCCCCCTAGGAATTAGACGGAATATTGGATATGTAGCTGAAAATACGAATAGTGAGGAAAATAACTTAACCGTAGAGGAGGCATCTAAATTCCGAGCCTATTGGTACCCTGAGTGGGATCATGAGTTGTTCGAAGAACTGATGACGAAGTTCAAGGTTCCGCGTGGGATGAAGTTGAGCAAGATGTCCAAGGGTGAAAGGCGAAAGTTCGAAATATCAGCGGCGCTGGCGCCTCATCCCAAGCTATTACTACTTGATGAGCCTTCTTCTGGGTTAGACCCTTTTGCCTGGAAAATGATGATGGATGTCCTTAATGAGTATATGATGCAAGGGGATACAACGATTCTGTTGTCCACTCATATTGTAGATGAAGTCAGAAGGCTTGCCGACTACATTATGCTTATGCATCAGGGGCAAGTATATGGCATGTTGGAGAAAGACAGTCTCATGGATAACTGGAAAGAAATATGGGTTAGTGGTGATGCCGATTTGGTAGAGGATTTACCAGGAGTGATAGAGTGGCATCAGGAATCTAAGGGTGTATTGCGAATAATTACGACGGAGTGTCTAAGTGTTGAACGAATTCTTCAGGAATCTGGGATTGCTATTATCAGGACACGAGGTCTAGAGCTTGATGAAATATTAAGTCTATGGATACAAAGACAAATAACTGCCTAA
- a CDS encoding ABC transporter ATP-binding protein, which yields MESLKLEHVVKQYGDKTAVNQLSLKVEEGEIYGLLGANGAGKTTTMRMVLGLIYPDGGEISYNGKPHSAELQQIMGYLPEERGLYPKVKVSEQITYLAQLRGVSKKQADKNLRYWLERFEVPEYYDKKIEELSKGNQQKMGFIAAVVHSPQILILDEAFSGLDPVNVELLKSTVKELRDKGTSILFSTHRMEHVEELCQNITIMHRSNPIIQGRLKEIKGRYPREQVILNTTSEVTGIENIAGVTKVEPQEQGGYVITISDASAAQLILQTAMQQSVVERFEIKEPTLNQIFIKEVGESNE from the coding sequence ATGGAATCTTTGAAATTGGAACATGTAGTCAAGCAATACGGAGATAAGACAGCAGTAAATCAATTGTCTCTGAAGGTAGAAGAAGGGGAAATCTACGGACTTCTTGGCGCTAATGGAGCGGGTAAAACAACAACAATGAGGATGGTGCTAGGTCTCATTTATCCTGATGGTGGGGAGATAAGTTATAACGGTAAACCACATAGTGCAGAACTTCAGCAAATTATGGGGTACTTACCAGAGGAACGAGGACTTTATCCGAAGGTTAAGGTTAGTGAACAGATTACTTATTTAGCACAGCTTCGGGGAGTGTCTAAGAAACAGGCAGATAAGAACCTTCGTTATTGGCTAGAACGCTTTGAAGTTCCTGAGTATTATGATAAAAAAATAGAAGAGCTCTCCAAAGGTAATCAGCAAAAAATGGGCTTCATAGCTGCTGTAGTACATAGTCCTCAAATTCTTATACTAGATGAAGCATTCAGCGGCTTGGACCCTGTAAATGTAGAGCTATTAAAGTCTACAGTTAAAGAACTACGCGATAAAGGAACTAGCATATTGTTCTCCACTCACCGCATGGAGCATGTAGAGGAACTATGCCAGAACATTACGATTATGCATCGTTCGAATCCGATCATTCAAGGAAGATTGAAAGAAATCAAAGGCAGATACCCGCGTGAGCAAGTCATTCTTAACACAACAAGTGAAGTTACAGGCATAGAGAATATTGCGGGTGTAACGAAGGTAGAGCCACAAGAACAGGGAGGATATGTAATTACCATATCTGACGCATCAGCAGCGCAGCTTATATTGCAAACGGCTATGCAACAAAGTGTAGTAGAGCGTTTTGAAATAAAGGAACCCACATTAAATCAAATATTTATTAAAGAGGTAGGTGAGTCTAATGAATAA